The nucleotide sequence TCGTCGACCCCGCGCGCGAGCTCGACTTCTCCGGTGACGTGCTGATCGCCGACGGCGTGATCCGCGAGACGGCGCGCGGCATCGCGAGCGCCGGGGTGCCGGAGGGCACGCAGGTGGTCGATTGCCGCGGCCGGGTGGTCGCACCAGGCCTGGTCGACATGCGCGCCTTCGTTGGCGAGCCCGGTGCCGAGCACCGCGAGACGCTGGCCTCAGCCAGCCAGGCCGCGGCGGCCGGCGGCGTCACCACCATCGTCTGCCAGCCGGAAACCGATCCGCCGATCGACGATCCGGCGGTGGTCGACTTCGTGCTGCGACGCGCCCGCGACACCGCCATCGTGCGGGTGCGGCCGATGGCGGCGCTGACCAAGGGCCTCGCCGGCAGGGAGATGACGGAGATCGGCCTGCTGGGCGCCGCCGGCGCGGTGGCCTTCACCAACGGCGCGCAGAGCGTTACCAACGCCCAGCTGTTCCGCCGCGCCTTGACCTACGCCCGCGACTTCGACGCGCTGATCGTCCATCACACCGAGGACCCCTCGCTGGTCGGTGCCGGCACCATGAACGAGGGGGAGTTCGCCAGCCGGCTCGGCCTCGCCGGTATTCCGCGCGTCGCCGAGACCATCATGCTCGAGCGCGACATGCGGCTGGTGGCGCTGACCAGGGGCCGCTACCACGCCGCCTCGCTGACCTGCGCCGATTCGCTCCAGGTGCTGGCCCGTGCCAAGGAGGCCGGGCTGCCGGTCACCGCATCGGTGTCGATCAACCACCTGAGCTTCAACGAGTTCGACGTCGGCGCCTTCCGAACCTTCTTCAAGCTTTCTCCGCCGCTGCGCAGCGAGACCGACCGGTTAGCGCTGATCGAGGCGGTCGCCTCCGGCCTGATCGACGTGGTGATGAGCGACCACAACCCGCAGGACGTCGAGACCAAGCGCCTCACTTTCTCTGAGGCGGCAGCCGGCGCCATCGGGCTGGAAACCATGCTGTCGGCCGGCCTGCGGCTGGTGCACGCCGGCAAACTTTCGCTGCTGCGGCTGCTGCGGGCGCTGTCGTCCCGTCCCGCCGAAATCCTGGGCCTCCCGGTCGGCACGCTGAGGCCCGGCGCCCCGGCCGACATCATCGTGTTCGACCCGGACGAACCCTGGCTGCTCGTCCCCGCCGACCTGAAATCGCGCTGCAAGAACACCCCGTTCGACGAGGCGCGGATGGAAGGCCGCGTGCTGAGGACTCTTGTTGCCGGCCGCACGGTCTACGAATATTTCTGAGCCGTTATCGGCAAGCTCCAGTCAGGTCGCTTCGCCGGGCTGTCGTCGAAAATTCCTTATTCTCCAAGGTCTTTTCGGCGAAAGCTGATCCATAACCGCAACGGCGTAACCGCAATTGGCCGGGCGGATCGTCCATTTTCGCGATTCTGTCGTCACGGGGGCATCATGCCGGAGATCGACTGGACATACGGTTGGCCGTCCTTTGTCGCCGCCTTGGCGCTTGGCTACCTGCTGGGAGCGATCCCGTTCGGGGTCATCTTCACCCGCCTGGCCGGCGCCGGAGACCTGCGCACCATCGGCTCGGGCAACATCGGCGCCACCAACGTGCTGCGCACCGGCCGCAAGGGGCTGGCCGCGGCGACTCTGATCTTTGATGCGCTGAAAGGCACCGCCGCGGTGCTGATCGCCGCCCATCTGTGGGTGGACGAGCAGCCGCTGATCGCCGGGCTCGGCGCCTTCGTCGGCCATTTGTGGCCGATCTGGCTCAAGTTCAAAGGCGGCAAGGGCGTCGCCACCTATCTTGGCGTGCTGTTCGGCGTCGCCTGGCCGGCGGCGCTGGTGTTCGTCGCGGTGTGGCTGGCGGTGGCGGCCATCACCAAATATTCCTCGCTCGCGGCCTTGATCGCCAGCATCGTCACGCCGTCGGCGCTGATTTTCTTCGGCTATGACGACGCGGTCCATCTCTATATGGGCCTGACCATCCTGCTGCTGTGGACCCACCGGGCCAACATCGACCGGCTGCGCAAGGGCTCCGAGGGCAAGATCGGCGGCACCGCGGCGCCGGCTGCGGCGCGTGCGACCCCGCCGTCGACGTCGTCCAACCCGCCCGGTGCGGACAACGTGCCGTGACCGCCCCGACGGGTCGCCATCTCGACGACGCGACCCGCCTGGACTGGCTGCGCCTGTCGCGTTGCCAGAACGTCGGTCCCCGCACTTTTCGGGCGCTGATCAACCATTTCGGCGGGGCACGCGCCGCAATCGACGCCCTGCCGACCTTGGCCAAGCGCGGCGGCGGCCGCGGCATTCGGATCGCCAGCGGCGAGGAGATCGATCGCGAGATGGCGGCGGCCCGCAAGCTCGGCGTGTCGTTCGTGGCGCTGGGCGAGCCGGAGTATCCGCCACGGCTGCGCCAGGAAGACGACTCCCCGCCCCTGCTGGCGGTGCGTGGCCGGGCCGAGGTGCTGACCAGGCCGATGGTCGCCATTGTCGGCGCCCGCAACGCTTCCGCCGCGGGCCACAAGATGGCGGCGATTCTCGGCCGTGACCTTGGCAGCGCCGGCTTCGTCGTCGTCTCCGGGCTCGCCCGCGGCGTCGACGCCAGCGCCCATGTTGCGTCGCTGGCCACCGGCACGGTGGCGGTGCTGGCCGGGGGCCAGGATCGCCCCTACCCGCCGGAGAATTTCGACCTGCTCGACCGCCTGCTGGAAACCGGCGCCGCGGTCTCCGAAATGCCGATGGGCTGGGAGCCGCGCGGCCGCGACTTTCCGCGTCGCAACCGCCTGATCTCCGGCATGGCGCTGGGTGTGGTGGTGGTCGAGGCTGCCGAGCGCTCGGGGTCGCTGATCACCGCCCGCTTTGCCGGCGAACAGGGCCGCGAGGTGTTCGCCGTGCCCGGCTCGCCGATCGATCCGCGTGCGGCCGGCAGCAACCGCCTCCTGAAGCAGGGCGCCACCTTGGTAACCGAAGCCGCCGACGTCATCGAGGCGCTGGCGCCGATCCTCGGCGTCGCGCCGGAGGCCAAGCCGCTCGGCGAGCCAGAACCTTTGCTGTCACCGGCTTCATCGGGGCCCGACGACGACCTCCGTTATCGCATCGCCGGTCTGCTCGGGCCGACGCCGGTGTCGATCGACGATCTGGTGCGCCTTGCCGACGCGCCGGCCGCTGCGGTGCGGGTGGTGCTGCTGGAACTCGACCTCGCCGGCCGGCTGGTGCGGCAGGGCAACGGCCTCGTCGCCGCCGCCTGACCGGCGCATCACGATTTGGTCAATGCGCTGGCCTGGGATTCGGCCTCAAGACGCGCCATGTCGAGGATGTAGGCCAGCACCGGCATGTCGTGGCGATGGGCGAGAAGCGAAAGTTCCGCCGCGGCCTCGACGATATAGGCCGCGACCGCAGCATCGGTTCCGGACTGTCTCGGATTGGGCAATGCCTGTCGCTGCAACCTGGTATCCATTGCCGTTACCTCCACTGCCCTGCCGAACGCACGAAACGGGACCTGGGGCGCCAATCTAGCCAGGGGCGTTCGTTTTGGCAACTTTGGGGTTTATTGAGTCGCCTTTAAATCTTCTGGTTGTAGAGGTTGCGCCGGGGTGTTTGACAGGGCGCCATCCGCCGCCCATGTTCCGCCGCCAAAGTCCCCGGTCATTCCATATATTTCGTCGAGCCACAGATGCGCGTCGTCGTTGTCGAGTCGCCGGCCAAAGCGAAGACGATCAACAAGTACCTCGGCCCCGGTTACGAGGTCGTCGCTTCGTTTGGCCATATCCGCGACCTGCCCGCCAAGGATGGCTCGGTGGATCCGGACGCCGATTTCCGCATGCTGTGGGACGTTGAGCCCAAGGCCGCCAAGCGCCTCGCCGACATCGCGCGGGCGGTGAAGGGGGCTGAACGGTTGATCCTCGCCACCGACCCGGATCGCGAGGGTGAGGCGATTTCCTGGCACGTGCTGGAAGTGCTGAAGGAAAAGCGCGCGCTGAAGGACGTCGCGGTCGAGCGCGTCACCTTCAACGCCATCACCAAGCAGGCGGTGCAGGATGCCATGAAGCATCCGCGCCAGATCGACCAGGCCCTGGTCGACGCCTACCTCGCCCGGCGCGCGCTCGACTATCTGGTCGGCTTCACCCTGTCGCCGGTGCTGTGGCGCAAGCTGCCCGGTGCGCGCTCGGCCGGCCGGGTGCAGTCGGTCGCGCTTCGGCTGGTATGCGACCGCGAGTTGGAGATCGAGCGGTTCCGGTCGCAGGAATATTGGGCCATCGCGGTGCGGCTGGAAACACCGCGCGGCGACGTATTCGAGGCGCGGCTGGTCGGCGCCGACGGCACCAAGCTCGGCCGACTCGACATTGCCGATGGCGTCAGCGCCGAGGCCTTGACGCAGGCGCTGAAAGCCGGCGCCTACCGGGTGACCTCGGTCGAGGCCAAGCCGGTCAAGCGCCACCCCTGGCCGCCTTTCACCACCTCGACGCTGCAGCAGGAGGCCAGCCGCAAGCTCGGATTTGCGCCGGCCCGCACCATGCAGCTCGCCCAGCGGCTCTATGAGGGCGTCGAGATCGCCGGTGAGACCGTCGGCCTCATCACCTATATGCGAACCGACGGCGTCCAGATCGCCGACGAGGCCATCGCCGCGGCGCGGCAGGTGATCGGCAGCGAGTTCGGCGAGCGCTACGTGCCGCGGGCGCCGCGGGTCTACCGCACCAAGGCCAAGAACGCGCAGGAAGCGCATGAGGCGATTCGGCCGACCGACATGGCTCGCCACCCCAGCAGCGTCGCGCGCCGCCTCGAACCGGACCAGGCCCGCCTCTACGAGCTGGTGTGGAAGCGCACCATCGCCAGCCAGATGGAATCGGCCGAGATCGAGCGCACCACGGTCGACATCGTGGCGGCGGCCGACGGCCGCAAGCTCGATCTTCGGGCGGTGGGCTCGGTCGTCAAGTTCGACGGCTTCCTCAAGCTCTACCAGGAGGACCGCGACGACGACGGCGACGACGACGATTCCCGCCGCCTGCCGGCGGTGAGCACCGGCGAGGCCCTGGGCTGCCGCGGCGTCGAAGCGACCCAGCATTTCACCGAGCCGCCGCCGCGCTATTCCGAGGCCAGCCTGGTCAAGCGGATGGAGGAACTCGGCATTGGCCGCCCCTCGACCTACGCCGCCATCCTCGCCGTGCTGCGGGAGCGCGGCTATGTCCGGCTCGACAAGAAGCGCCTTCATCCCGAGGACAAGGGACGGCTGGTCACCGGCTTCCTGGAGAGCTTCTTCTCGCGCTACGTCGAGTACGACTTCACCGCCTCGCTGGAGGAGCAGCTCGACCGCATCTCCAACGCCGAGCTGGACTGGCGCGAGGTGCTGCGGCAGTTCTGGCAGGACTTTTCCGCCGCGGTGGGCGGCACCAAGGAACTGCGCGTCTCCGAGGTCATCGATACGCTCGACGAGATGCTGGGGCCGCACTTCTTCCCCGACCTCGGCGACGGCATCGACCGCCGGCGTTGTCCAGGCTGCGGCGATGGCCGGCTGTCGCTGAAGCTCGGCAAGTACGGCTCGTTCATCGGCTGCTCGAACTATCCCGAATGCAAGTACACCCGCCCGCTGGCGGTGCCGGGCAATGGCGACGGCACGGCCGAAGGCGACGGCCCCCGCAGCCTCGGCGAAGACCCTGACACCGGTCTCGATGTCACGGTGCGCAACGGCCGGTTCGGACCCTACGTCCAGCTCGGCGATGGCGAGAAGCCCAAGCGCTCCAGCTTCCCGAAGGGATTCGATCCGGCAACCGTCGATCTGGATACCGCGCTGGCGTTGCTGGCGCTGCCGCGCGCGGTGGCAACCCACCCGGAAAGCGGCAAGCCGATCCTGGTCGGAATCGGGCGGTTCGGCCCCTACGTCCAGCACGACAAGACCTACGCCAATCTCGGCGCCGATGACGACGTGCTGTCGATCGGCGCCAATCGCGCCATCGACCTCATCGTCGTCAAGGAGACCCGCGGGCCGGGACGCGGTCGCACCGCCGATGCCGGCCGAGCGCTTGGCGACCACCCTGCCCTCGGCGGCCCGGTGTCCGTCCGCGCCGGCCGCTACGGTCCGTACGTCAACCACGGCAAGGTCAATGCCACCCTGCCCAAGGACGTCACGCCCGACAGCGTGACGCTGGCGCAGGCGGTCGAGCTGCTGAAGGCGAGAGCCGAGAAGCTGGAAGCCGACGGGCCGAAGCCGAAGCGCGCCAAGGCCGCGCCGAAGGCCAAGGCCCCGGCAAAGACCGAGACCGATGACGCCGCGCCCAAGGCGAAGACGCCGAAGGCGGCGGCAAAGACCGCCAAAGCCACCAAGCCCAAAGCCGCCCCGAAATCGAAGACGGCGGCCAAAGCGACCGCCAAAGCGCCCGAAAAGACCACCGCGAAAGCCAAGGCGAAGACCGCGACCGACACAGGCGCCTGAACAAATCCGCGCGCTGCGCGTCACGGCGCCGTGCCGTCCGGCGTCCAAGGCCGGCCGGCCGGCCCCGGCGGAGACCTCGCGCCACCGTCCCGGACAAGCGGAGCAGCCACGCGATCCGAGACCCATGATCCGCGTGCGTTTGACCTTCCACCGGCGTCGGCTCGCCTCATCCTGAAGGAGCTCGCGAAAGCGAGCGTCTCGAAGGATGAAGCGAGCTTTAGAGCCGAGGTCGGCCCCATGGTTCGAGACGGCTGCGGAGCCTGGCATCGGGCGCGCCTGCGGCGCGACCCGGTGGCAGCCTCCTCACCATGAGGCTGAGAAAGGTCAGCCTTCAGGGCCTCGGGTATGATCCGGCTTGCGGCAGAGTAAGCCGTTCAGCGCGTCGGCCCCGTCCGCTGGGGTTTGAAAGCCGCGCAACACCGTGAGCAGGTCCGACCGGTTGATCGGCTTCAGCAGGCAGGGGTAGGCGCGAAAGGCCGCTTCGATCGCGTCCGCCCCGTAGCCCGAGGTGAACGCAAACGGGATGTTGCGCCGGATGAGCGCGGTGGCGACCGGATAGGACCGCTCGCCGCGCAAATCGAGATCGAGCAGCGCGCCGTCGATTTGATCGGCCGGATCCTCGGCCTTGTTGAGCGCCGCCTTGACGGTGGCGGCCGGGCCGGACGCCGTGCAGCCGAACTCTGCGAGCGCGTCGATGACATCGAACGCGATCATGGCGTCATCCTCCGCCACAAGGATGCGAAGCGAGCGGTCGAGCGCGGAGGTCATTCCAGCCTCACGTTGTTGGAGAGCGGAATTACGATGTCGCACTCCACGCCGGCCGGCTCGAAACGCAGATCGATGCGAGCGTCGAGGTCGTGCGATAAGTTCTTCTCGAGGAGATCGGAGCCGAAACCGCGTCGGTTCGGCGGCACGACCGCTGGGCCGCCGCGCTCCACCCAGCGAATGGTCAAATGGTCCTGGGTGTCAGGCTGATTGGCATCCCAACTGACCGAGACCGTGCCCATGTCGTTGGAAAACGCGCCGTACTTGACCGCGTTGGTGGCGAGTTCATGCAGTGCCATGCCGAGGCTCAGCGCAGCGCGGGGACTGACGTGGACGGGCCAGCCGTCGATCTTCACCCGGCCGATCTGCCCCAGCATGTGCGCGCCCAGCGATTCCTCGACGAGATCCTGGAGCGCGATGAAGCCCCAGTTCTGCCGTGCGACCAGCGTGTAGGAGCGCGCCAACGCGCTGTAGCGCGCGATCAATGTCGCCTTGGCGTCCTTCAGGCTCTTGTCAGGCATCAGCGTCTGCTGCGCGACCGAGATGACGACCGCCAGCATGTTGCGGACACGGTGGTTCAACTCGCCGATGAGCACCCGCGTTCGCTCTTCGTCGCGTTCGGCGTGGGTCAGCTGGGTGATGTCGACGAAGGTAACGACGACGCCATCGCTGGCCTTGTCCGCGGTCAGGTAGGGCAGAATGCGCGCGATATAGTGCGCCGAGCCATCCCGCTGCGACACACGGCGCTCGTGCACCATGCCGGTCGTGACGGTTTCGGCGACGTCCTGTCCAAGCTCGGGATAGTCGATCTGGCTAACGATGTCGGTCAGCGAGCGATTCTTGTCGCTCTGGATCAGCTTGAAGATGCTGCACGCCGCCGGCGTGAAGCTGCGGATAACGAGATCGTGGTCGAGGAACACCGTCGCCATCTGGGTGCTCTCGAACAGATTGGCCAGATCGCTGTTGGCGGTATCCAGCTCGTCGATCTTGGCCTGCAGCTCGGTGTTGACCGTCTGCAGCTCCTCATTGAGCGACTGCAGTTCCTCCTTCGAAGTATCGAGCTCCTCATTGGTGGACTGGAGCTCCTCGTTCATCGAGTTCAGCTCTTCGTTGCCCGATTTGAGCTCCTCGATTGCGCCCTCATATTCGGTGATCGTCGCCAGCCATCGCTCGTGCGTATCGGCCAACTCCCGTTCGATCTGGCCGATGATTTCGTCCTTGTCGGGGCTCTCCTCGTGCGGCGCGCCCGCCGGCAAAGCGTCCACCCTGCCGGCACCGTTGCTCGGCCGCGGACTGCCATTTTCAGCCTCCGCGAACACCACCAGGAACAAGGGATCGTCGGCACTGTGGCCGAACGGCTCGACGATCAGCCGAAACTGCTCTCTGACGTCGCCGTTCAATACGCTCATACGATCGCGGACCACCCGAGCGCGGTTCTGCACCGCCTGCTGAAGCGTCCTGCGCAGCTCAACGCGGAGGTCAGCGCGCGCCAGGGAAAGCAAGTGCCGGGTCGGCGCGCCCGCGGTCGCCTCAAGATATCGGGCGGTGTTGGCCGACTGGTAGACGATGTCGCCGTCCCGGTTCACGACAACGTGCGCGGGGGCGAATCGGTCGAGCACCCGCGCCTGCACGGCGTGCTGGAGTTGAGTTGCTGTCATCGGCTGACGCAACGCGTCAAAATCCCGGGGGAGATAAGGCATGTTGGACGCGATCGTCGGACGAAGGCGCACTCCCGGCCGATCCCGGCGACGGAAGATGCGCTGTTTCTTATCAAGATAGGCGAATGAATCGCCCAGTTGCGAGATGCTCTCCGATGGCCCCAGAAACAGATAGCCGCCGGGGCGCAGCGCATAATCGAACACCGCGATAATCCGCCGTTGCGCTTCCGCGTCGAGGTAGATCAGAAGGTTGCGGCATGAGATCAGGTCGATGCGCGAGAACGGCGGATCGCGCAGGAGGCTGTGGTCGGAGAAGACGCACATCTCCCGCAACGGCTTCGAAATCGTGAGGGTGTCGCCGGATGAGACGAAGAAACGCTCGATCCGATCCTGGCTGACCCGGCCTGCGAGTTGCGCCGCGGGATAACGCCCGGCCCGGGCAACGCTGAGAGCCGGCCGGGCGATGTCGGTCGCGAAAATCTGCACGCGCGGCGAATACGGCAGCTTGTCGATGTACTCGCTGAGCAGAATGGCGATCGAATAGGCTTCCTCGCCGGTGGCGCAGCCTGGCACCCACACCCGCACGATGCTGTTCGAATCGCGCAC is from Blastochloris viridis and encodes:
- a CDS encoding response regulator, encoding MTSALDRSLRILVAEDDAMIAFDVIDALAEFGCTASGPAATVKAALNKAEDPADQIDGALLDLDLRGERSYPVATALIRRNIPFAFTSGYGADAIEAAFRAYPCLLKPINRSDLLTVLRGFQTPADGADALNGLLCRKPDHTRGPEG
- a CDS encoding CheR family methyltransferase, translated to MHGALPRPFLIVGVGASAGGVEALTGLFGAVPAEPGMAFVVVSHIGPGRESMLDQIIARSARLPVSNARNDDPIEPNHIYVLSTNATISVKNNRLVVLPRSAPSDHNPIDVFFTALGEDCGEYSAGVVLSGSGSDGTLGIKAIKEHGGLTLAQGTSGHTHPGQSGMPESAVASGLVDRVLAVEEIPSELARYAESLATVPTPGPANEAAPESAEIRQARSDILVTLRERFGHDFSGHKDKPFMRRVVRRMRLLRVANLQAYADLLKRDPEEPAKLLRDLLIGVTDFFRDAEAFATLQKAVVPELFAVRDSNSIVRVWVPGCATGEEAYSIAILLSEYIDKLPYSPRVQIFATDIARPALSVARAGRYPAAQLAGRVSQDRIERFFVSSGDTLTISKPLREMCVFSDHSLLRDPPFSRIDLISCRNLLIYLDAEAQRRIIAVFDYALRPGGYLFLGPSESISQLGDSFAYLDKKQRIFRRRDRPGVRLRPTIASNMPYLPRDFDALRQPMTATQLQHAVQARVLDRFAPAHVVVNRDGDIVYQSANTARYLEATAGAPTRHLLSLARADLRVELRRTLQQAVQNRARVVRDRMSVLNGDVREQFRLIVEPFGHSADDPLFLVVFAEAENGSPRPSNGAGRVDALPAGAPHEESPDKDEIIGQIERELADTHERWLATITEYEGAIEELKSGNEELNSMNEELQSTNEELDTSKEELQSLNEELQTVNTELQAKIDELDTANSDLANLFESTQMATVFLDHDLVIRSFTPAACSIFKLIQSDKNRSLTDIVSQIDYPELGQDVAETVTTGMVHERRVSQRDGSAHYIARILPYLTADKASDGVVVTFVDITQLTHAERDEERTRVLIGELNHRVRNMLAVVISVAQQTLMPDKSLKDAKATLIARYSALARSYTLVARQNWGFIALQDLVEESLGAHMLGQIGRVKIDGWPVHVSPRAALSLGMALHELATNAVKYGAFSNDMGTVSVSWDANQPDTQDHLTIRWVERGGPAVVPPNRRGFGSDLLEKNLSHDLDARIDLRFEPAGVECDIVIPLSNNVRLE
- the topA gene encoding type I DNA topoisomerase — its product is MRVVVVESPAKAKTINKYLGPGYEVVASFGHIRDLPAKDGSVDPDADFRMLWDVEPKAAKRLADIARAVKGAERLILATDPDREGEAISWHVLEVLKEKRALKDVAVERVTFNAITKQAVQDAMKHPRQIDQALVDAYLARRALDYLVGFTLSPVLWRKLPGARSAGRVQSVALRLVCDRELEIERFRSQEYWAIAVRLETPRGDVFEARLVGADGTKLGRLDIADGVSAEALTQALKAGAYRVTSVEAKPVKRHPWPPFTTSTLQQEASRKLGFAPARTMQLAQRLYEGVEIAGETVGLITYMRTDGVQIADEAIAAARQVIGSEFGERYVPRAPRVYRTKAKNAQEAHEAIRPTDMARHPSSVARRLEPDQARLYELVWKRTIASQMESAEIERTTVDIVAAADGRKLDLRAVGSVVKFDGFLKLYQEDRDDDGDDDDSRRLPAVSTGEALGCRGVEATQHFTEPPPRYSEASLVKRMEELGIGRPSTYAAILAVLRERGYVRLDKKRLHPEDKGRLVTGFLESFFSRYVEYDFTASLEEQLDRISNAELDWREVLRQFWQDFSAAVGGTKELRVSEVIDTLDEMLGPHFFPDLGDGIDRRRCPGCGDGRLSLKLGKYGSFIGCSNYPECKYTRPLAVPGNGDGTAEGDGPRSLGEDPDTGLDVTVRNGRFGPYVQLGDGEKPKRSSFPKGFDPATVDLDTALALLALPRAVATHPESGKPILVGIGRFGPYVQHDKTYANLGADDDVLSIGANRAIDLIVVKETRGPGRGRTADAGRALGDHPALGGPVSVRAGRYGPYVNHGKVNATLPKDVTPDSVTLAQAVELLKARAEKLEADGPKPKRAKAAPKAKAPAKTETDDAAPKAKTPKAAAKTAKATKPKAAPKSKTAAKATAKAPEKTTAKAKAKTATDTGA
- the plsY gene encoding glycerol-3-phosphate 1-O-acyltransferase PlsY, whose product is MPEIDWTYGWPSFVAALALGYLLGAIPFGVIFTRLAGAGDLRTIGSGNIGATNVLRTGRKGLAAATLIFDALKGTAAVLIAAHLWVDEQPLIAGLGAFVGHLWPIWLKFKGGKGVATYLGVLFGVAWPAALVFVAVWLAVAAITKYSSLAALIASIVTPSALIFFGYDDAVHLYMGLTILLLWTHRANIDRLRKGSEGKIGGTAAPAAARATPPSTSSNPPGADNVP
- a CDS encoding dihydroorotase, which produces MPVTENRPLLFANARVVDPARELDFSGDVLIADGVIRETARGIASAGVPEGTQVVDCRGRVVAPGLVDMRAFVGEPGAEHRETLASASQAAAAGGVTTIVCQPETDPPIDDPAVVDFVLRRARDTAIVRVRPMAALTKGLAGREMTEIGLLGAAGAVAFTNGAQSVTNAQLFRRALTYARDFDALIVHHTEDPSLVGAGTMNEGEFASRLGLAGIPRVAETIMLERDMRLVALTRGRYHAASLTCADSLQVLARAKEAGLPVTASVSINHLSFNEFDVGAFRTFFKLSPPLRSETDRLALIEAVASGLIDVVMSDHNPQDVETKRLTFSEAAAGAIGLETMLSAGLRLVHAGKLSLLRLLRALSSRPAEILGLPVGTLRPGAPADIIVFDPDEPWLLVPADLKSRCKNTPFDEARMEGRVLRTLVAGRTVYEYF
- the dprA gene encoding DNA-processing protein DprA yields the protein MTAPTGRHLDDATRLDWLRLSRCQNVGPRTFRALINHFGGARAAIDALPTLAKRGGGRGIRIASGEEIDREMAAARKLGVSFVALGEPEYPPRLRQEDDSPPLLAVRGRAEVLTRPMVAIVGARNASAAGHKMAAILGRDLGSAGFVVVSGLARGVDASAHVASLATGTVAVLAGGQDRPYPPENFDLLDRLLETGAAVSEMPMGWEPRGRDFPRRNRLISGMALGVVVVEAAERSGSLITARFAGEQGREVFAVPGSPIDPRAAGSNRLLKQGATLVTEAADVIEALAPILGVAPEAKPLGEPEPLLSPASSGPDDDLRYRIAGLLGPTPVSIDDLVRLADAPAAAVRVVLLELDLAGRLVRQGNGLVAAA